The genomic window AATGAACCTCCTGAAAATGCAAAGGGTGCTGGGCTTCCCCCCGGCCGTCTCCGGAAAGCCGAATGGTCGAATGTCGATACAGCGCTCTCACGGAAAAACCCGTCAGGGGGCATCGTCGATGGACAAAGATCCCTATTCAACGATTTCCTCTTCGATATTTTCCCCGGTTTCCGCTTCGGCCGGAACTTCCGTGATGTTGCATGAGTCTACAATAAGGCGCATCGCCTTTTTTTCAAGAAGGGTTTCCCGAAGGCTATCCATCATGGCTCCATTGGCATTGTAGTACTGTTCGATGACATTGGCGTCCTGGCCGATGCCTTCGGCCATATTTCGATAGAATTCCTTCAGGTCCGCTTCCTCGACAAGCACCCCTTCCTGCCTGGCGACCTTTTCGAGGATCAGATGTCTTCTGGCCTGCTTTTCAGCCAACGGTCGGTATCTTTCCTTGAGAGCCGCTTCATCGAGATTTTCCGGTTTCCCGCCATGATACTGGATCGCCCTTTTATAGTCCTCGACAATGATATCGTTTTCGATGTCGATCAATTTCTGCGGGACTTCAAAGTGAATCATGGTGTCGATTTCAGCGAAAATGTCTTCATGCAATTTCTGTTCCGCGCGTTTCCGATACCCTGCATCCAGCCTTTCCCGGATGGCCTGTTTGAGTTCCTCCAGATTCTGGAAATCGCCAAGCTGTTTGGCCAGCTCATCATCTATGGCCGGGAGAATGGGCGCGCGAATTTCGACAAGCCGGACTTCAAACACCAGCGTCTTCCCGGCGAACACCTCCATCCGGTGCCCCTCGGGAAAAGAGACGGTAACGGTCCTTGTTTCGTCAACCTGCATTCCGTCTATGGCCTGATCGAAATCCGCCGTAAAGAAATGGTTTCCCATCGTGTAGCGAAAATCGTTTTCCGCCGCGACGGTCTGCCCGTTTTCCGTGGCCTTGTATTGGAGAATGGCCATATCTCCATCTTTCAGGGGGCGAGTTTCAGCGATTTTTTCGTAGCGGGTCAGGTTTTTCTGATGCAGCTTGAGGTGGGTCTCGACTTCCTGATCGCTCGGCGTGTGACATTTTCG from Desulfatirhabdium butyrativorans DSM 18734 includes these protein-coding regions:
- the tig gene encoding trigger factor, producing the protein MNYSIESASEIRKTVSFEFPEDEIRQKIDTYYRELNQKISVKGFRPGKVPRAVLERKFQKEAQKDVALDLMDNAIQEMMAKEKDIVHILPISALDLSSDPPYRFQTEIEVKPNLADIPFRGIAVTRKCHTPSDQEVETHLKLHQKNLTRYEKIAETRPLKDGDMAILQYKATENGQTVAAENDFRYTMGNHFFTADFDQAIDGMQVDETRTVTVSFPEGHRMEVFAGKTLVFEVRLVEIRAPILPAIDDELAKQLGDFQNLEELKQAIRERLDAGYRKRAEQKLHEDIFAEIDTMIHFEVPQKLIDIENDIIVEDYKRAIQYHGGKPENLDEAALKERYRPLAEKQARRHLILEKVARQEGVLVEEADLKEFYRNMAEGIGQDANVIEQYYNANGAMMDSLRETLLEKKAMRLIVDSCNITEVPAEAETGENIEEEIVE